A single genomic interval of Alcaligenes sp. SDU_A2 harbors:
- a CDS encoding tripartite tricarboxylate transporter permease has translation MSDILHNFVAGLGAVLAPGPILAIVAGVCIGIFFGAIPGISGIMAIAIVLPLTFYVDPVIGIVMLLAIYKAGIYGGSISAILINTPGAAASFLTAQDGHALARAGKAGKALTMALYASVTGEALATLVLIFVAAPISVLSLQAGPIEKVFLLIFAFTVVGSMTGESITRGMLSCCLGMLFAMVGMSPITGASRFTFDIPALMSGFTFLPVLMGVLVMPEVIEAVKRRRASPLPLSSSTSSNPDDKRVTWPEFRSVLGTILKSTGIGTFIGALPGLGSSAAAFMAYGEAKRSSKNPDEFGKGSLHGVAAAESANNAVCASSMIPMLTLSIPGDDVTALLMGAFLIHGITPGPTIFYEHTDVIYGIFAGFLITDLFLLIIARAGFRFWTRLASVPSYYIFPCVTVFAFFGAYTVNQEMYDIFLLIAFTILGCSMRRLGLSAAAFIIGFILTPLLEQNLDQAITIVGTDYGMLARSPMVWVFVALSLFSVYSALRLQRKSRNRRTAIHPHEETQARA, from the coding sequence ATGTCTGATATTTTGCATAACTTCGTGGCGGGTCTAGGTGCCGTCCTGGCCCCCGGCCCCATCCTGGCCATCGTGGCCGGCGTATGCATAGGGATATTCTTCGGTGCCATACCGGGAATTTCCGGCATTATGGCCATCGCCATCGTCCTGCCGCTGACCTTTTACGTCGATCCGGTCATCGGCATCGTCATGCTGCTGGCTATCTACAAAGCCGGTATCTATGGTGGCTCCATTTCGGCCATCCTGATCAATACGCCGGGCGCTGCCGCCTCGTTCCTGACAGCCCAGGATGGCCATGCCCTGGCCAGAGCCGGCAAGGCCGGCAAGGCCTTGACTATGGCGCTGTACGCCTCGGTTACGGGCGAAGCACTGGCAACCCTGGTCCTGATCTTTGTTGCCGCCCCGATTTCGGTACTCTCGCTGCAGGCCGGTCCGATCGAAAAAGTCTTTCTGCTGATCTTTGCCTTTACCGTCGTCGGTTCAATGACGGGCGAATCTATTACCCGCGGCATGCTCTCGTGCTGCCTGGGCATGCTGTTCGCCATGGTCGGCATGTCACCCATTACCGGAGCAAGCCGCTTTACCTTCGACATTCCTGCCCTGATGAGCGGGTTTACCTTCCTGCCCGTATTGATGGGCGTGCTGGTCATGCCGGAAGTCATCGAAGCCGTCAAGCGTCGCCGGGCCTCGCCATTGCCCCTAAGCAGCTCCACTTCCAGCAATCCGGATGACAAACGAGTGACTTGGCCAGAGTTCCGCTCGGTGCTGGGCACGATTCTGAAATCCACTGGCATAGGCACCTTTATTGGAGCACTGCCGGGGCTAGGTTCCAGCGCCGCCGCTTTTATGGCGTACGGAGAGGCCAAACGCTCTTCCAAAAACCCTGACGAATTCGGCAAGGGTTCCTTACACGGCGTGGCCGCTGCCGAGTCGGCCAACAATGCCGTGTGCGCATCCAGCATGATCCCGATGTTGACACTGAGCATTCCCGGCGACGATGTGACCGCCTTGCTAATGGGTGCCTTTCTGATTCACGGCATTACACCCGGCCCCACGATCTTTTACGAACATACTGACGTTATATACGGGATCTTCGCCGGCTTTCTGATCACCGACCTATTTTTGCTGATTATTGCGCGGGCCGGCTTCCGTTTCTGGACACGCTTGGCCTCGGTGCCCAGCTACTACATTTTCCCCTGCGTGACGGTCTTTGCCTTCTTCGGAGCCTATACCGTGAACCAGGAAATGTACGACATTTTCCTGCTGATTGCCTTCACCATCCTGGGCTGCAGCATGCGTCGCCTAGGCCTGAGCGCAGCGGCCTTCATCATCGGTTTTATCCTGACGCCGCTGCTGGAGCAGAACCTGGACCAGGCTATCACTATTGTAGGCACGGACTACGGCATGCTGGCCCGGTCGCCCATGGTCTGGGTATTTGTGGCACTGAGCCTGTTCTCGGTGTACTCCGCGCTGCGCTTGCAACGGAAGAGCCGCAACCGACGCACGGCCATCCATCCTCACGAAGAAACACAGGCCCGAGCCTGA
- a CDS encoding Bug family tripartite tricarboxylate transporter substrate binding protein: protein MRHLRISILALSTAAATVIATSAAAADYPSKPINVIVPWGAGGDSDLTTRLWADAMEQELGKPVVVINKAGGGGVIGTTFVANSKKDGYTLINAGLSNIQVTPNFSKTPYDIDSFEPVVKLSSVPFGILVPADSPYKTFQDFIAAAKTGSLTQGSWGAASSGTVLASIVADQAGYTVRYVHGNTTAESMVDLIGGHIDSAVSFPPAFGPHVKSGRARLLVLNQAMDEYPGVPTFADFGIKGSFEGWSGIYAPKGTPKEAVDTLIAATAKVMAKPDVQAAYANMGANVDFRSGPAWIQETRETYDLMKNAATKMKQ from the coding sequence ATGAGACACCTACGCATTTCCATCCTGGCCCTTAGCACTGCTGCAGCCACCGTAATTGCCACAAGCGCCGCTGCTGCCGACTACCCCAGCAAGCCCATCAACGTCATTGTGCCCTGGGGCGCAGGCGGCGATTCGGACCTGACAACACGGCTATGGGCCGATGCAATGGAGCAGGAACTGGGCAAACCTGTCGTAGTCATCAATAAAGCCGGTGGCGGCGGTGTCATCGGCACCACCTTTGTCGCCAACAGCAAGAAGGATGGCTACACCTTGATCAACGCAGGCCTGAGCAATATACAAGTCACCCCGAACTTCAGCAAAACCCCATACGACATCGACAGCTTCGAACCTGTGGTCAAGCTGTCCTCGGTGCCGTTCGGCATTCTGGTGCCGGCCGACAGTCCTTATAAAACCTTTCAGGACTTTATTGCCGCCGCCAAGACCGGCTCCCTGACTCAGGGCTCCTGGGGAGCCGCCTCCTCAGGCACCGTGCTGGCCAGCATTGTGGCCGATCAGGCAGGCTATACCGTCAGATATGTACACGGCAACACCACAGCCGAATCCATGGTGGACTTGATAGGCGGTCACATCGATTCAGCCGTGTCCTTTCCACCCGCCTTCGGCCCCCACGTCAAATCCGGGCGTGCCCGCCTGCTAGTCTTGAATCAGGCCATGGACGAATACCCGGGTGTACCGACTTTCGCAGACTTCGGGATCAAAGGCTCATTCGAGGGCTGGTCAGGTATCTATGCGCCCAAGGGCACGCCTAAAGAAGCCGTCGACACACTGATCGCGGCCACCGCCAAGGTCATGGCTAAACCGGACGTTCAGGCTGCCTACGCCAATATGGGGGCAAATGTGGATTTTCGCAGTGGCCCTGCCTGGATACAGGAAACACGCGAAACCTATGACCTGATGAAAAACGCCGCCACAAAAATGAAGCAATAA
- a CDS encoding RidA family protein → MNIERYHSNQRMSQIVACGPTVYLAGQVAQDPSQDIEGQTRQVLAQIETLLTQAGSHRSQLLTVTIWLADIQDFQHMNKIWDAWVDTANPPARACVQSPLARSELKVEMQVTALRHIPGQTSSHMATAGA, encoded by the coding sequence ATGAATATTGAACGCTATCACTCCAACCAACGCATGAGCCAGATCGTTGCCTGTGGCCCCACCGTTTACCTGGCCGGCCAAGTGGCGCAAGATCCCTCTCAGGATATCGAAGGACAGACCCGCCAGGTTCTGGCCCAGATCGAAACTTTGCTGACGCAGGCAGGCAGCCATAGGTCACAGTTGCTGACCGTGACCATCTGGCTGGCAGACATTCAGGATTTCCAGCACATGAACAAAATCTGGGATGCCTGGGTAGATACGGCTAACCCGCCTGCACGCGCTTGTGTTCAGTCCCCTCTGGCCAGATCGGAGCTAAAGGTAGAAATGCAGGTGACGGCCCTGCGCCATATTCCAGGCCAAACATCTTCCCACATGGCCACAGCCGGAGCCTGA
- a CDS encoding NAD(P)/FAD-dependent oxidoreductase: MSDSLHVGVIGAGIIGLATALWLQRAGCRVTLLDQQEPGEGTSSGNAGVFADYARVPFASMAQLKQLPSQLLDRQSPLSIQASYLPRLLPFGLRFIKSCGPEQFLAGCRAMAQLQRTTLHDDHILLDATHAHDLIRHKGALALCSTEQGLQQARQGHLKLRAELGTEIVMLSRREAADLEPALGDFHAGGVYYPNTRFTVSPLALSRRYAAHFILNGGRLIRTKANRLSPEPQSCLVNAGDQDLRFDHIVICSGVASANMTAALGAHIPLASERGYHLMLDDSDITLQRPIVWLDKATFLTPMQDGIRVAGTAEFAHDTAPPNPARSALMRQTAQTMLGHMPNVLSSWVGSRPSTPDSLPVIGRLPGQQRVWVAFGHGHLGLTLSSVTGRLISESLLAGRELPEIAPYSPSRFTSSTGTRTRTP, translated from the coding sequence ATGAGCGACAGCCTGCATGTAGGCGTCATCGGCGCGGGCATAATTGGTCTGGCCACCGCACTCTGGTTACAGCGCGCGGGGTGTCGGGTGACGCTGCTCGATCAGCAGGAGCCCGGTGAAGGCACCTCATCGGGCAACGCTGGCGTATTCGCTGACTATGCACGGGTTCCCTTCGCCAGCATGGCACAACTGAAACAACTGCCCAGCCAATTGCTGGATCGTCAAAGCCCGCTGTCGATACAGGCCAGCTACCTTCCCCGGCTGCTGCCTTTCGGCCTGCGTTTCATAAAGTCCTGCGGGCCGGAACAGTTTCTGGCCGGATGCCGGGCAATGGCACAGTTGCAGCGCACCACGCTGCACGACGATCATATCCTGCTGGATGCCACCCATGCACATGATCTGATCCGGCATAAGGGTGCGCTGGCCTTGTGCTCGACCGAGCAAGGCTTGCAGCAAGCCAGGCAAGGCCACCTGAAACTACGCGCCGAGCTGGGCACTGAAATTGTGATGCTAAGCCGCCGGGAAGCGGCCGACTTGGAGCCCGCCTTGGGCGATTTCCATGCGGGTGGCGTCTACTACCCCAACACACGTTTCACCGTCAGCCCCCTGGCCCTGAGCCGACGCTACGCGGCACACTTTATCTTGAACGGCGGCCGCCTCATCCGGACCAAGGCAAACCGACTGTCGCCCGAGCCACAATCCTGCCTCGTAAACGCAGGTGATCAAGACCTGCGCTTTGATCACATCGTCATTTGCAGCGGCGTGGCCAGCGCAAACATGACGGCTGCTCTGGGAGCCCACATTCCACTGGCCAGCGAACGCGGCTATCACCTGATGCTGGATGACTCCGATATTACTTTGCAACGCCCCATCGTCTGGCTGGACAAGGCCACGTTTCTAACACCGATGCAAGATGGCATACGCGTGGCCGGCACGGCCGAATTTGCGCACGATACTGCCCCGCCCAATCCGGCACGCAGCGCCTTGATGAGACAGACCGCCCAAACCATGCTCGGACACATGCCCAATGTGCTCTCGAGCTGGGTCGGCAGTCGCCCGTCCACCCCCGATTCACTGCCGGTCATCGGACGTTTGCCGGGGCAGCAGCGTGTATGGGTCGCATTTGGCCACGGCCATCTGGGTTTGACGCTATCCTCAGTCACAGGCCGCCTGATCAGCGAAAGCCTGCTGGCCGGCCGCGAACTGCCCGAAATCGCCCCCTATTCCCCCTCCCGATTCACCAGCAGTACTGGAACAAGGACCCGCACACCATGA
- a CDS encoding aspartate/glutamate racemase family protein: MILNGGYNYYGIPLGVISLDSRFPKPPNHIKHAASFDFPILYKTVKGATVARLIKERDPALLAPFLDAARELEQEGVKAITGSCGFLALYQKEIAAAVSIPVFMSSLIQVPLVSRMLGADRAVGVVVADQHSLTREHLHGVGISDEPIAIAGMQDQPQFRDVILQAQRNDLDMERFALELDQVVDALLAEHANVGALVLECTDLSHFALALQARTGLPVFDLSSLSRMVVATTGP; the protein is encoded by the coding sequence ATGATTCTCAATGGCGGATACAACTACTACGGCATCCCGCTGGGCGTGATCTCGCTGGACTCGCGTTTTCCTAAACCACCCAATCACATCAAACACGCCGCCAGCTTTGACTTTCCCATCTTGTACAAGACCGTCAAAGGGGCCACTGTCGCCCGGTTGATCAAAGAACGCGATCCAGCCCTACTGGCACCATTTCTGGACGCCGCCCGCGAACTTGAACAAGAAGGCGTCAAGGCTATTACCGGCAGCTGTGGGTTTCTGGCGCTATATCAAAAAGAAATCGCAGCAGCCGTATCGATCCCGGTTTTTATGTCCAGCCTGATTCAGGTGCCTTTGGTGTCCCGCATGCTGGGCGCAGATCGCGCCGTAGGAGTCGTGGTGGCCGATCAGCACTCACTGACCAGGGAGCACCTGCACGGTGTGGGCATTAGCGACGAGCCTATCGCCATTGCCGGCATGCAAGATCAACCGCAGTTTCGCGACGTGATCCTGCAAGCCCAACGCAATGATCTGGATATGGAACGATTTGCCCTTGAGCTTGACCAAGTGGTCGATGCCCTGCTAGCTGAACACGCCAACGTGGGAGCACTGGTCCTGGAATGCACAGACCTGTCACACTTCGCCCTCGCTCTGCAGGCCCGCACGGGCCTGCCAGTGTTTGACCTGAGCAGCCTGAGCCGCATGGTCGTGGCAACGACGGGACCATGA
- a CDS encoding class I SAM-dependent methyltransferase, with protein MEALVDFDQQIADAYDKRPYTSNPFSYTAPAHLRAAAFLYGIQTVPLRHARVLELGCAAGGNLIPFAALYPQAQAVGVDLSSVQIEQGQALLRHMGLENVQLHAMSISDITPEFGQFDYIIVHGVFSWVPPEVRQDILRVCRENLSPEGLAYISYNTYPGWKAGEIVRDAMLLHSHFADEDQKVESAKAMLTLLSDGLAAGNSLRPSLLSAVQQLKAHTDYYIAHEYLETFNNPCYFVEFADAAQQAGLIHVGDSEPRLESSHLYGRNVQLNHSLIAFGRNRLMRQQYLDFAVGRNFRKSMLVHAGREGEVLNSPDMSRLGELRFAGYFEPVKKNDGSNDQVRVYRTARGESLHIDEVGLQAAMETLHQAWPHAISGVELAQRLMLVPGVQTPEKAQAALEAMFNFGRFNMELDDETSWAWTSQGLLAGFTSLLEWRSKIHEGIGQYNRWHDSANTQLTAAEHFVLQYMVKGGGSDVDIRRVLCDAWTAGRVPDNDGASLKGQRNLDAKAVKLVADLKQLLVRQGLMRA; from the coding sequence GTGGAAGCCCTTGTCGATTTTGATCAACAGATTGCAGACGCTTACGACAAACGCCCTTATACGTCCAATCCGTTTTCATACACGGCTCCGGCACATCTGCGGGCGGCGGCTTTTTTGTATGGCATTCAGACCGTTCCCTTGCGCCATGCACGGGTGCTGGAATTGGGTTGCGCAGCCGGCGGCAACCTGATCCCTTTCGCCGCGTTGTACCCGCAGGCTCAGGCTGTCGGGGTGGATCTGTCATCGGTGCAGATCGAGCAGGGACAGGCTTTGCTCAGGCACATGGGGCTGGAAAATGTTCAACTGCATGCCATGAGCATCAGCGACATCACGCCTGAATTCGGGCAGTTCGATTACATCATTGTGCATGGCGTGTTCAGCTGGGTGCCGCCCGAAGTGCGTCAGGATATTTTGCGTGTGTGTCGCGAAAATCTGTCGCCTGAAGGTTTGGCCTATATCAGCTACAACACCTATCCTGGCTGGAAGGCTGGTGAAATCGTGCGCGACGCCATGCTGCTGCACAGCCATTTTGCCGACGAAGATCAAAAGGTCGAAAGTGCCAAGGCGATGCTGACCTTGCTGTCTGATGGTCTGGCCGCTGGCAATTCCTTGCGTCCGTCTTTGCTCAGTGCCGTGCAGCAGCTAAAGGCGCATACCGACTATTACATCGCCCACGAATATCTGGAAACTTTTAACAATCCCTGCTATTTCGTCGAGTTCGCCGACGCAGCTCAACAGGCTGGCCTTATACATGTAGGAGATTCTGAGCCTAGATTGGAAAGTAGTCACTTGTACGGGAGAAATGTTCAGCTTAATCATAGCCTGATAGCCTTTGGTCGTAATCGCTTGATGCGTCAGCAGTATCTGGACTTCGCCGTAGGGCGTAATTTTCGCAAAAGTATGTTGGTGCATGCTGGTAGAGAAGGCGAAGTATTGAATAGTCCAGATATGAGTCGCTTAGGCGAACTTCGTTTTGCAGGATACTTCGAGCCAGTTAAGAAAAATGATGGCTCTAATGACCAAGTACGTGTCTATCGAACGGCTCGGGGTGAGTCGCTCCATATTGATGAGGTCGGGCTGCAAGCTGCTATGGAGACTTTGCATCAAGCATGGCCACATGCGATCAGTGGTGTGGAGCTTGCTCAGCGTTTGATGCTCGTTCCCGGCGTTCAGACTCCCGAAAAGGCACAGGCAGCACTGGAGGCGATGTTTAATTTTGGTCGTTTTAATATGGAGTTAGATGATGAAACGTCTTGGGCGTGGACATCGCAAGGCTTGCTTGCTGGCTTTACATCTTTGCTGGAGTGGCGCAGCAAAATTCACGAGGGTATAGGCCAATATAATCGCTGGCACGATAGTGCCAATACTCAATTGACGGCAGCGGAGCATTTCGTATTGCAGTATATGGTTAAGGGGGGCGGTAGCGATGTTGATATCCGTCGCGTCTTGTGCGATGCCTGGACTGCGGGCCGAGTTCCCGATAACGATGGGGCCAGCTTGAAAGGTCAGCGCAACTTGGATGCCAAAGCCGTCAAGCTAGTGGCTGACCTCAAGCAACTGCTGGTGCGCCAGGGGCTGATGCGGGCCTGA
- a CDS encoding RNA polymerase sigma factor FliA: MPRSEDALVEQYAPLVRRQALQLVSRLPSSVELDDLMQAGMMGLLDAVRRYQVVAEAQFDTYAVTRIRGAMLDELRSQDWLPRSVRSKAKQIETVVNTLRQSLLREPAESEIAQALGLELEQYHALLDEAAGVQVIHYEDLTRHSDGGTDALEFLEDETREQAYFDNPLNLLTSQGLRGALIRAIDQLPEREKLLLSLQFEQDLNQKEIALVLGVTEGRVSQLRSQAVARIRAALAKDQWDAMSDSAEFQFLL, encoded by the coding sequence ATGCCCCGTTCTGAAGACGCCCTGGTCGAGCAGTATGCCCCTTTGGTGCGCCGACAGGCCCTCCAATTGGTGTCGCGCCTGCCATCCAGTGTGGAATTGGATGATTTGATGCAGGCCGGCATGATGGGATTGCTGGATGCGGTGCGGCGTTATCAGGTGGTGGCCGAGGCGCAGTTCGACACTTATGCTGTCACGCGTATCCGGGGTGCCATGTTGGACGAGTTGCGCAGCCAGGACTGGCTACCGCGTAGCGTGCGCTCCAAGGCCAAGCAGATCGAGACCGTCGTCAATACTTTACGCCAGTCACTGCTGCGTGAGCCGGCCGAATCGGAAATTGCGCAGGCCTTGGGATTGGAGCTGGAGCAGTATCATGCTTTGCTGGACGAAGCGGCGGGTGTGCAAGTCATTCACTACGAAGATCTGACCCGGCATTCGGATGGCGGAACCGATGCCCTGGAGTTTCTGGAAGACGAGACCCGCGAGCAGGCCTACTTCGATAATCCGCTGAACCTTCTGACCTCGCAGGGCCTGCGTGGGGCTTTGATCCGCGCCATAGACCAGCTTCCAGAGCGCGAAAAGCTGCTTTTGTCGCTGCAGTTCGAGCAGGATCTGAATCAGAAAGAAATCGCCTTGGTGCTGGGCGTGACCGAAGGCCGTGTTTCTCAACTGCGCAGTCAGGCCGTGGCGCGCATCCGTGCTGCTTTGGCCAAGGACCAATGGGATGCCATGTCCGACAGCGCGGAGTTTCAGTTTCTGCTGTGA
- a CDS encoding flagellar protein FlaG → MINPVSSQTTALAPLAPPADQNPGTAQPSAATTVTPVAESNTDTQLQQRWPDKREPVPGMVNTLDDTLEQINDSLQAWSTGIRFDMDDEAQRLVVSIVDNSTGEVLRTVPSDAVIQIAKMIVQLQGNTVSVKA, encoded by the coding sequence ATGATCAATCCGGTTTCATCACAAACGACGGCTTTGGCCCCCCTAGCCCCTCCAGCCGATCAGAACCCTGGCACTGCCCAGCCTTCGGCAGCAACCACGGTAACTCCGGTCGCCGAAAGCAATACGGACACACAACTGCAGCAACGCTGGCCTGACAAGCGCGAACCCGTGCCTGGCATGGTCAATACGCTAGACGACACACTGGAGCAGATCAATGATTCGCTGCAGGCCTGGTCTACCGGAATACGCTTTGATATGGACGACGAAGCCCAGCGCCTGGTGGTCTCCATCGTGGACAACAGCACCGGCGAGGTGCTGCGCACCGTTCCTTCGGATGCGGTCATACAGATCGCCAAAATGATTGTGCAGCTGCAAGGCAATACCGTCAGCGTCAAGGCATAA